GTGTCCCAATTCTCTAGTTGGCACTAAAATTACGGCTTGAATGGCAGGTATGCTGGTATCTATTAATTGTAAAATAGGAAGTCCAAACGCAGCTGTTTTTCCAGTACCGGTTTTTGCAATACCCACTAAGTCCTGCTTGTTAGTGAGTAACAATGGAATGGTTTGTACTTGAATTTCAGTAGGAATAACAATTTTCAATTCGGTTATTGCTTTAAGTATCGGTGTTGCTAATCCTAAATCTGAGAATTGTTTTTGCATTTGTATTTGGATTTTGTATTTTAAAATAATAGTTCTTTTGTAACGTAATTTTAGCCCTGATGGGAACGGCATCCTTTTATGGTCTCTTTTTTGAGACCACAAAAGATACAGTGTACAGCAGGATTAGCTCCTAATAAAGAAATTAATCTTCATCAGGTTCATTCATAATTTTTTCTCGGTATTTTTTACCTGTTAATAGAACCAATTTAAGTTTATAATCATCTACAAGCCATTCTCTATAGTTTTTACTGCACTGACTCAAACATTTTGCATAGCGCTTGATGCGGCACTCAATATCATCATCTAATAATTTACCTAAAGCTTTTGCTTCTTGCAAGGTTTCGGAATTGTCAACGCACATAGACGCATGTTGATCTAATGATTTATCTAAAACTTCCTTTGAACGCAAGTTTTGTTTTATAATTAGTTTATGTTCTTCCTCTACATCAAAAGTTACGACTTCGGTTTTACTGAATTTGGCTCGCACATCTAGAGGCATCGTGTATTTAAAATACATTTCGATTTCAGTGTCGTCTCTTAAATTTTCTAGATAAAACTCAGGAGATTTAAAGATGTGTTGCCAGTTTACAGGTTCACTCCACAGTCCAAAACGGGCTGCATTATTACCTAAATCAATTACATTAAAACTGTCCTTGCCAGGTAATTTTCTAGATCCACGGCCTATCATTTGATAGTATAAAGTAAGGGATTTAGTAGCTCTATTTAAAATAATAGTTTCAACAGTAGGCTCATCAAAACCGGTTGTAAGAATCCCTACTGAGGTTAAAATAGCGTCTGGAGTATGCTTAAACCAATATAAAATGTCTTTTCGTTCCTCATTACTACTGGTATTATCAAGATGTCTTATAGCGTAACCAGCTTCTCTAAAGGTTTCATATACATAAAGTGATGTATTGATACCATTATTGAAAATTAAGGTTTTTTTGCCCAATGATTTTTCGGTGTAGGCATGTAATAATTTTTCTTGCATAGCCATATTGGTATACAAATCATCAGAAGATTTTACGGTGTAATCTCCATTAATACCTACTTTAAGAGAAGTTAAGCCTACATCATAACTATAGGTAATTGCTTTTGCAAGAAAACCTTTTTCTATTAATGAGTTAATGGTATCACCTACTATTAATTCATCATAGCTTTCATGCATGGGCAATTTTATGTTAGAGCTCAATGGCGTAGCAGTTACTCCTAGTATAAAAGCATTCTTGAAAGAACTTAATAATTTTCTGAAAGAGTTGTAGTGCGCCTCATCAATAATTACTAAACCTACATTGTCAAGGTGTAATTTATCATCATTGATACGGTTTTTTAAAGTCTCTACCATGGCAACAAAACAGGAATAATCATTTTGATCTGGCAGTTCTTTTACTTTACTATTGATTATTTTATTTTTTACATCAAAACCTTTAAGCATTTTTGAAGTTTGCTTACACAACTCAATTCTATGTGTTAGCACAACCACTTTTTTATCGTGTTGAGATAAGTAACGACGCACAATCTCTGAAAAAACTACTGTTTTACCACCACCTGTAGGTAATTGATATAATAAATGGTGTTGTGGTGGTGCATTATCTATACGCTCAAAAATGGCATCAATATCGCCTTGTTGGTATGCGTAGAGTTGTTTTTTGTCTTCTATTTCTATTTCTAAGGTGTTTTGGGACATTGCTAATTATTGGATTTTTGCAAAAATACACCTAAAAAACAGTTTAATTGTCAATTTTATTTAAAAAAAACCGCATCTGATTAATTAATTTAAATTAAGGAAACTTTTTAATACTCTAATCGATCCATAATAGCATCAAATTCAGGAGTATTATGCCATTTTTGATCTAATACGTTGTTGTGAATAGCGTTGAGTCTGGATTTAAAATCAGTTAAAATAGCATTTGCAATGAGATAAATTACAGCTTGCTCAAAGGAATTGAACATACTTTTGAAAAATAAATCTTGTTTTATGATGTTCTCTGAAGCAAATGTTTGAGCAATTTCAATGTTATACAACATGAGATCAGCTATGACAAATGGGTCAACACCTAAGGCTGTAAAGTGCTTGATGTATTTTTGAGCCACAGAACGTCTCATTTTGGGTCGGCTACGCCTACCTGATTTTTTTACTGGAAAATATTCGTACGCTATTTTTAATTTAGCTTCTTTTAATAAAGTCTCTTCTTTTGGATTAAAAACGAAATCATAATAGACTTTTACGGGACTAAATTTCTCATACAACTCTATAATTTGTTCTTCAAGTTGCTCTTTAGTCAATTGTGCCACATATTTTTTTAAATCTCGCTTGCTCATTATCAAAGTTTAGAGAAACAAAAGTAATTTAGTTTTATGATTTAAGCATCTAAAATCAATGTTTATACTTAATTTTGTGTTCAAAATAAAAAATACAAATGCTTAAAATTTTTAAAATCACAGCTATAGTTGAAGGAATTTCAGCTTTATTATTGTTTTTCTTTGCTATGCCAATGAAATATATTTTCAACGATCCTATTTATGTGAAACATATTGGTATGGCTCATGGTGTATTATTTACTGCTTATATAGTTTTAGCTACTATTTTAAAATTTACTGAAAAGTGGGGTTTTAAAAAATATTTTATCATTTGTATTGCTTCGATACCTCCATTTGGAACATTTTACATAGAGCGAAAATACCTGAAAAATGTTTAAATACATCGAGAAAATTTTCACTTTTATATATCCCATTTTACGCAAAATAGGTATGGGTAGTGGCGTAGCTTCGTATTTAAGTTTACTGCTAAATATAATTGTCTTATGTGTACTTTCGTATGTTATTTATATTGTTTTCAGACTTGTACTAGTAACCATTCTAGCTATAGTTGCTCAGAAATCTAAAACCAAGTTTGACGATTTATTGGTATCAAATAAAACCGCAAAATACATTGCGCATTTGATACCGCTTTTATTTATTTACAAATCGGTACCCGTAATTTTAGATCGATTTGAATATTGGGAAGGGATTTTTGCAAAAATAGTTGGTATCTATATTATTGTACTCGTATTATGGATTATCAGAACTATTTTTAATGCGTTACGAGATTATTTAAAACTAAAACCTCGATACAGTGACAAGCCGATAGATAGTTTTATTCAAGTAATCATGATTATGCTTTGGGTTGTGGGTAGCACGTTGATTGTTTCTAAATTATTTGATATTGACAAAAAAGAACTTTTAACCATATTAGGAGCCGTGTCTGCGGTGATTATTTTGATTTTTAGAGACACAATCTTGGGTTTTGTATCGAGTGTGCAAGTTTCTATAAATGATATGGTTCGAATTGGGGATTGGATTACGATGGATAAATTTGGCGCAGACGGAGATGTAATTGAAATCAATTTAGCAACTGTTAAGGTTCGAAATTTTGACAATACTACCACTACAATTCCTACCTATAGTCTAAGTTCAGATTCTTTTCAAAACTGGCGCGGAATGCTCAACTCAGATGGACGAAGAATAAAAAGACACATCTTAATTAAAACAAGTAGCATTCGCTTTCTTGAAGAAGCTGAGCTGGTAGAGTTAAAAAAAATACACCTGATAAGCGATTATATTGACGAACGAAAAAATGAAATTGACTCTTTTAACTTAAAAAATAAAATTGACAAATCACTTGCAATAAACGGTCGAAATTTGACTAATTTAGGTCTTTTTAGAAAATACATCACAGAATATTTATTCAATTATCCTGGACTCAACAAAGATATGCTCATGCTTTGTAGACAATTGCAATCAACAGAGCATGGAGTTCCTCTTGAGGTTTATGCATTTTCTTATGACAAACGTTTTGAAAATTATGAATTTATCATGTCTGATATTTTTGATCACATCATCGCTGCTGTTGGATACTTTGACTTAGAAATATTCGAATCTAAAATTGAATTGAACAATCAATAAAATTGTTTACAACCTGTCTTTTACGTACTCAATAACTGATTTTCCGTGGGGTTTAGGTTTTCCATGCTCATCAACATTAACCATTGTGGTTTGATCAATAGAAATAATGGTTTCTCGAGTCATCATATTACGAGCTTCACATTTTAAAGTAATTGATGTGGTTCCAAACTTGATAACATCTATGCCTATCTCAATTATATCGCCTTGTTTTGCTGAACTCCTAAAATTTATTTCAGACATATATTTGGTTACAATTCTTGGATTTTCTAGCTGCACAATAGTGTATAAAGCTAATTCTTCATCAATCCAAGCAAGCAGTTTCCCGCCAAACAAAGTACCATTGGGATTTAAATCTTCGGGTTTAACCCATTTTCTGGTATGAAATCTCATTTTTATAATTTTATAGGTAAAAATAATACTTTTTTACTTTTATATTTTTTAATTTTAAAGAAAAAATAATGAATACAAGAGATCAATTTATAGCTGAATTTAGAGGAAAAACATTAGGCATTATAACTAGTCAATCCACAACCGAAGAATCCTTTCAGAATGAGGTTTTGAGACCTATTTTAAAACTTCAAAACGAAATGATTTGTAAAGTTTTTCTACATCACCTAAAAAAGAATAAAATAGATTTTAATAGTTTCTCATTAGACAAGAAATTAAAAACTATTGATAATGCAGTTCAAAAAGATATTAAATTTAGAAATTCACTTAAAGGAATAGTTATTGGATTGTTTACAATTTCTGAATATGAAAATTACATTACTAATACATCCAACATTAACAAACGCATGATGAGTATGCTCATAGAGCGATTAAAAAGTCAAATTCAGTTATTAAACATATAATAATTAGGATTTTTTTGTTAAGTATTTTTACAATCAAAAATTTAATTCTTCAGATTTTGTAGTTTATAGCGTAAAAAAAGTTTTACTGTAGTTTTATTTTTTAAAAGTTTAATTATTTTTTTTTGGATCTAAATTTTTCATCAAAAAAAAAAAAAAAAAAGAGGCTGTCATGAACAGCCTCTAATAATCTAAAAGATACTTTAATTTTTTATAATTTTCTGTTTTAATTCTAGTCCATTTTCAAAGCGAATATGAATTATATATATCCCATTATTCAAATAATTCATATCAATAGCATTGTTGTTTGATTTTCCATATTTCACTTGTATGCCATTCATATCTTGAATTTTATAATTTAAAACTGGAGAACTTGAGTTAATATATAAAAGACTACTTACAGGATTTGGATATACTGAAATGATTGTATCTTCTGTTTTAAGTTCTTTATTTAGTGTAACTTTTGCTGTACTAGTGCCCCAAGAGTAAGAGAATCCATTTATTTTATTTAATAAATCTGGTGTTTGATTAGCAGTCCCACTTGAGCCATTGTTAAAAATCAAATTGATTGATGTAGGTCCTGTTATAGTATATTTATAAAAACCATTTACATCGGCTACCATAACAACACCTGGCCATGTTGTATTGGCTACACTTCCAGCAGGAATAGCATTCCAATAATGAATTTTTGGTATTGTTGTCCAGTTTGTTGGAGGTTTAAAATAAACTGTCATAGTTGTTTGAGTAGGACAACGATTTGCTGGTTCACCAGCTAACCAAGCATTATCATAATACTTAATTCCGGCAGTAGTAGCAAGATCAGCAGTTTTTAATGTTCCATCGTTAAATATTAAGTTTGTGGCGCTTACAGTAGATGGGAAAGTAAATTTGTACCAATCACCACAATCTTTTGTCATTGCAACTCCAGGCCAGGCTACTGTTGGTGCTGTACCTGTTGGGGACCAGTAGTATACTTTTACAGCTGAATTCCAATTTGCTGGTTTTTTAAAATATACAGTAAATGTTGGTAGTGTACCAAAAGTGTATGTTTCTGTTTTGATTGTAGAGTTTACACCTACAGTATTTCTCACAAAAGCATTTAGAGTTTTAGTGCTATTTATGGAAAGTGTAACTGTACCAACTGCGGATGGCGATGCAATGGTTGGTGTTGTACCATCTAGAGTATAATAAATTGTAGATGTAGAAGTATTAGCTGTTAAAGTAGTGTTAACCGTTGTTCCGGTTGTAAAAAACCCTCCTACTTGACTTACTGTAAGGCTTGGTACATCAACAACACTTGCCTTGTCCCAAATTGCAAAACCTGTTCCAGATAATTTTAATGTCCAGCCAGTTCCAGAAGGAGACCAATTATCTGATCCTAATTTCATTGCCACTTTATTGTCAATAATAGCTGCATATAGATTATTTGAAGCTGCTACTATATTTAAGGTAGAGGTGTTAGATAGTAAATTGTCTTTTCTAATTTTAACCATAGCGTCAATTTGAGATTTGATTCCCCAATTAAAATAATGAGGCCACCAAACCATAGGAGTTCCAGGATGAGTTAAAATATAGGCATAACCATTTAATACTTTTGATCCAGGAAAAATCCATAAATCTTGACCATAAGGCACAGGTCCCGTATCATGATTATCAAGCATGGTTACTGCTTTATCTGGCCAAACTCCAATTAAACCAGAAGCTTTGCCAGAACCATCTTTTAAATAACTTAAATTATTATCATTAAAAGCATTTTGGAGTGCACTTTTGGTTGCAAAATCAAAAGCAGTTGAAGAAGCTGTATTAGTTCCACCCTTTGTGTAATCTAACCATTTTACAATTCTATTTCGGTCACCTTCTAACAATTCCCCTACAGAAAAATAAGGCGAGGTAGCATCGTTATATTCTTTAATATATTTTCCATCAAATCCATGAACAAAATCATATCGCCAACCATCAAAACCTATCTGATTTTTCAACCAAAGCATCCAAGTTTTGATACCATTTCTAACTTCAACATTAGAATGATCTAAGTCTCTACCTGCAGAAAACAAACCTGAAGTCCCTTGAGATTTTAAACCTGCTTGAACAGGATCATAATCTGGATTTCCAGTTCCTTTTTGTCCAGAAGGACTAATATTTGAATTATTGCAAATAGACCAAGTTTGTGTTGGAGTATTCCATGATGGTGTCGAAAAATCATACCACCCAGTAGTTCCTCCACGATGATTGACTACAATGTCTGCAATAACCTTTATATTTTTTGAATGAAGATCAGTTATTAATGATGTTAATTGTGCTTGGGTACCATGAGCATTATTCAAGTCATACCAAACTGTTGGTATATAACCCATTCCTCCAGTTGATTTACTTGGTGGAGGTAACCAAATAGCATCAAATCCACCAGTTTGCAATGCTGTTGAATTACTTTTTATCACATCGTACCATTTGGTTGTTGAAACATCAGTGGTCCAATGAAAACCTTGCATCATTACTTCTCTCCCAGTGGCAGTTGTTTGCGAATAAACAATGGGGTGCAATAATAGTAAAAAGAGCAACAATAAATATTTTTTTGCTTTCATAAGTTTATTTTTAGTTAATATTTTATGAAATTAATATTTTATTTATATAATTTTCGCTATTATTCTTATTTATATTTTGCTTTTTTAAAGTTATTAGCACTCTATCGTTGTAGTAGAGTTGAATGTTAATAAATTATCACGAAATCGATTAAGTATCTGATTGTTAATAAACTAAAAATACACTAATTTGATTTGATTTTGAATATTATAACTTAAATGATTTAATCAAAGACTATAATCCTAACACAATAATTTTAAACAAAAAAAGCTCAAACTTTTATTATGCTTGAGCTTTTTTAAACCGACAATTTTAAAATGAGTTTCTATTATTTTAAATATTTAAATTAAAAAATTCTTATTTTTCAATCTTTTTGTTCAAAACATAGAAATTAGGATCCAATACAATAGTTTCAATTTTTTTAGAGTTGATAAATTCAGACCATTCTGATTTTGGATTCAAGTTAACTTCCGCACCATTTAGAATGACTTTTACAGGCATATTAAAACCGGCAACTATATTTGTCCAACGGTATTTTAAAGTGTTGTTATCCAAATAATATTCAAGTGAAGGTATTCTAGTATCTCTTAAATACTGATTAAAAACAATGGACAAATCAATTCCTGTTTGCTTGCATAAATAATCTTCAATTTGCTTGGTTGTCACCGTTTGGTGATAAAAAGTACTATTCAAACCTCTTAGTATTCCTCTCCATTTTTCATCGTTATTCACTAATTGACGTATAGTATGCAACATGTTTGCTCCTTTAGGATACATATCCCCTGAACCTTCATTGTTTACATCGTATTTACCAATTATAGGTTTATCATTTTCAATAATATTTCTAAGACCTCTAACATAAGTATATCCAGCTTCCTTGCCATAGTAATATTCTAAAAATAAACTTTCAGAATAGTTTGTGAAACTTTCATGAATCCACATGTCAGCAATATCTTTGTAAGTTATGTTATTTGCAAACCACTCGTGCCCAGATTCATGAATAATTATAAAATCAAACTTTAATCCCCAGCCAGTACCACTTAAATCCCTTCCACGGTAGCCATTTTGATACCCGTTTCCATAAGTCACACTGCTTTGATGCTCCATTCCTAAATAGGGAGTTTCAACTAATTTATAACTATCTTCATAAAATGGATAAGGTCCAAACCAGTGTTCAAAGGCTTTAAGCATTTTAGGGACATCTTGAAAATGCTTTTTTGCTTTTTCTAAGTTTTCTCGTAACACATAATACGTACAATCTAATTCACCCTTTTCACCTTTGTACTTCTCTGAAAAAGTAACGTAATCACCTATATTAATATTGACTCCGTAATTATTAATTGGATTTTTAACCTCCCAATTATACGTTTTTGTACCATCATTATTCTGTTTTACCCTAGTTAATCTTCCATTTGACACAGAAACAAGTTTGCTTGGTGCAGTAACACTAATAGTCATTTCATCCACTTCATCATACATGTGATCTTTGTTTGGCCACCAAACACTAGCTCCCAATCCTTGGCATGATGAAGCGATAAAAGGATTACCATTTTTATCTTTTTTCCAAGTAATTCCTCCATCCCAAGGCGGGTTTACTGCTACTTTAGGTTTACCATTATAAAAAATAGTAAGCTCTTTTAAGGCCCCTATTACTTGTTTTTCCAGTAACTGAATGTAAAAAACATTGCCTTCTCTTGTGAAGTTTAAACTCTTTTTATCTTGTAGTACCTTTGTAATTTGCATTGGATTTTGCAAATCAATCTGCATGACTTGATTCTCTTTCAATATTTTATAAACAACTGTATTAGATCCCGTTAAAGTACTATCTCGCGGATTTACTTTAACATCTAAACGGTATTTTTTCAAATCCCACCAAGCTCTTTCTGGTGTAATACTT
This portion of the Flavobacterium sp. CECT 9288 genome encodes:
- a CDS encoding DEAD/DEAH box helicase, giving the protein MSQNTLEIEIEDKKQLYAYQQGDIDAIFERIDNAPPQHHLLYQLPTGGGKTVVFSEIVRRYLSQHDKKVVVLTHRIELCKQTSKMLKGFDVKNKIINSKVKELPDQNDYSCFVAMVETLKNRINDDKLHLDNVGLVIIDEAHYNSFRKLLSSFKNAFILGVTATPLSSNIKLPMHESYDELIVGDTINSLIEKGFLAKAITYSYDVGLTSLKVGINGDYTVKSSDDLYTNMAMQEKLLHAYTEKSLGKKTLIFNNGINTSLYVYETFREAGYAIRHLDNTSSNEERKDILYWFKHTPDAILTSVGILTTGFDEPTVETIILNRATKSLTLYYQMIGRGSRKLPGKDSFNVIDLGNNAARFGLWSEPVNWQHIFKSPEFYLENLRDDTEIEMYFKYTMPLDVRAKFSKTEVVTFDVEEEHKLIIKQNLRSKEVLDKSLDQHASMCVDNSETLQEAKALGKLLDDDIECRIKRYAKCLSQCSKNYREWLVDDYKLKLVLLTGKKYREKIMNEPDED
- a CDS encoding DUF6155 family protein: MSKRDLKKYVAQLTKEQLEEQIIELYEKFSPVKVYYDFVFNPKEETLLKEAKLKIAYEYFPVKKSGRRSRPKMRRSVAQKYIKHFTALGVDPFVIADLMLYNIEIAQTFASENIIKQDLFFKSMFNSFEQAVIYLIANAILTDFKSRLNAIHNNVLDQKWHNTPEFDAIMDRLEY
- a CDS encoding DUF3817 domain-containing protein; this encodes MLKIFKITAIVEGISALLLFFFAMPMKYIFNDPIYVKHIGMAHGVLFTAYIVLATILKFTEKWGFKKYFIICIASIPPFGTFYIERKYLKNV
- a CDS encoding mechanosensitive ion channel family protein, with the protein product MFKYIEKIFTFIYPILRKIGMGSGVASYLSLLLNIIVLCVLSYVIYIVFRLVLVTILAIVAQKSKTKFDDLLVSNKTAKYIAHLIPLLFIYKSVPVILDRFEYWEGIFAKIVGIYIIVLVLWIIRTIFNALRDYLKLKPRYSDKPIDSFIQVIMIMLWVVGSTLIVSKLFDIDKKELLTILGAVSAVIILIFRDTILGFVSSVQVSINDMVRIGDWITMDKFGADGDVIEINLATVKVRNFDNTTTTIPTYSLSSDSFQNWRGMLNSDGRRIKRHILIKTSSIRFLEEAELVELKKIHLISDYIDERKNEIDSFNLKNKIDKSLAINGRNLTNLGLFRKYITEYLFNYPGLNKDMLMLCRQLQSTEHGVPLEVYAFSYDKRFENYEFIMSDIFDHIIAAVGYFDLEIFESKIELNNQ
- a CDS encoding acyl-CoA thioesterase, with translation MRFHTRKWVKPEDLNPNGTLFGGKLLAWIDEELALYTIVQLENPRIVTKYMSEINFRSSAKQGDIIEIGIDVIKFGTTSITLKCEARNMMTRETIISIDQTTMVNVDEHGKPKPHGKSVIEYVKDRL
- a CDS encoding glyoxalase, with translation MNTRDQFIAEFRGKTLGIITSQSTTEESFQNEVLRPILKLQNEMICKVFLHHLKKNKIDFNSFSLDKKLKTIDNAVQKDIKFRNSLKGIVIGLFTISEYENYITNTSNINKRMMSMLIERLKSQIQLLNI
- a CDS encoding starch-binding protein, with translation MKAKKYLLLLFLLLLHPIVYSQTTATGREVMMQGFHWTTDVSTTKWYDVIKSNSTALQTGGFDAIWLPPPSKSTGGMGYIPTVWYDLNNAHGTQAQLTSLITDLHSKNIKVIADIVVNHRGGTTGWYDFSTPSWNTPTQTWSICNNSNISPSGQKGTGNPDYDPVQAGLKSQGTSGLFSAGRDLDHSNVEVRNGIKTWMLWLKNQIGFDGWRYDFVHGFDGKYIKEYNDATSPYFSVGELLEGDRNRIVKWLDYTKGGTNTASSTAFDFATKSALQNAFNDNNLSYLKDGSGKASGLIGVWPDKAVTMLDNHDTGPVPYGQDLWIFPGSKVLNGYAYILTHPGTPMVWWPHYFNWGIKSQIDAMVKIRKDNLLSNTSTLNIVAASNNLYAAIIDNKVAMKLGSDNWSPSGTGWTLKLSGTGFAIWDKASVVDVPSLTVSQVGGFFTTGTTVNTTLTANTSTSTIYYTLDGTTPTIASPSAVGTVTLSINSTKTLNAFVRNTVGVNSTIKTETYTFGTLPTFTVYFKKPANWNSAVKVYYWSPTGTAPTVAWPGVAMTKDCGDWYKFTFPSTVSATNLIFNDGTLKTADLATTAGIKYYDNAWLAGEPANRCPTQTTMTVYFKPPTNWTTIPKIHYWNAIPAGSVANTTWPGVVMVADVNGFYKYTITGPTSINLIFNNGSSGTANQTPDLLNKINGFSYSWGTSTAKVTLNKELKTEDTIISVYPNPVSSLLYINSSSPVLNYKIQDMNGIQVKYGKSNNNAIDMNYLNNGIYIIHIRFENGLELKQKIIKN
- a CDS encoding M1 family metallopeptidase — translated: MKKYIGSALLSILLCNSIKAQGLLNQKQLKFTKQDTLRGSITPERAWWDLKKYRLDVKVNPRDSTLTGSNTVVYKILKENQVMQIDLQNPMQITKVLQDKKSLNFTREGNVFYIQLLEKQVIGALKELTIFYNGKPKVAVNPPWDGGITWKKDKNGNPFIASSCQGLGASVWWPNKDHMYDEVDEMTISVTAPSKLVSVSNGRLTRVKQNNDGTKTYNWEVKNPINNYGVNINIGDYVTFSEKYKGEKGELDCTYYVLRENLEKAKKHFQDVPKMLKAFEHWFGPYPFYEDSYKLVETPYLGMEHQSSVTYGNGYQNGYRGRDLSGTGWGLKFDFIIIHESGHEWFANNITYKDIADMWIHESFTNYSESLFLEYYYGKEAGYTYVRGLRNIIENDKPIIGKYDVNNEGSGDMYPKGANMLHTIRQLVNNDEKWRGILRGLNSTFYHQTVTTKQIEDYLCKQTGIDLSIVFNQYLRDTRIPSLEYYLDNNTLKYRWTNIVAGFNMPVKVILNGAEVNLNPKSEWSEFINSKKIETIVLDPNFYVLNKKIEK